One stretch of Paenibacillus sp. AN1007 DNA includes these proteins:
- a CDS encoding general stress protein codes for MKKKIVGVFNTEREASQAIESLKAEGFSSDEISVVTQDRDELKAIREETGTKAPEGVAAGAATGGVLGGVAGLLAGIGALAIPGIGPILAAGPIAAAFTGAAVGAGAGGLVGGLVGLGIPEEDARQYEEYVQNGKILLLVDSTDRDSAVYDVFNLNSQAYSSREAVHGEDVNAARPDLDMEERRMEAQTKAARFGNNTFL; via the coding sequence ATGAAGAAAAAAATCGTTGGTGTGTTTAATACAGAGCGTGAGGCATCACAGGCTATTGAGAGTTTGAAAGCGGAAGGATTCTCATCAGATGAAATATCCGTCGTTACTCAGGATCGGGATGAACTGAAAGCCATTCGTGAAGAGACGGGTACGAAAGCACCGGAAGGTGTAGCAGCAGGAGCCGCCACTGGCGGTGTACTTGGCGGGGTAGCGGGATTACTTGCGGGGATCGGTGCGCTGGCAATTCCGGGAATCGGTCCGATTCTGGCTGCAGGACCTATTGCCGCAGCGTTTACAGGAGCGGCCGTAGGTGCAGGAGCCGGCGGACTGGTAGGCGGACTTGTTGGACTGGGTATTCCTGAAGAGGATGCCAGACAGTATGAGGAATATGTGCAGAACGGCAAAATTCTGCTGCTCGTGGATTCGACCGATCGGGACAGCGCCGTATATGATGTGTTTAACCTGAACAGTCAGGCTTATTCCAGTCGGGAAGCAGTACACGGTGAAGATGTGAATGCTGCACGTCCGGATCTGGATATGGAAGAACGCAGAATGGAAGCCCAGACCAAAGCCGCCCGGTTCGGTAACAATACTTTCTTGTAA
- a CDS encoding MFS transporter, with protein MSEGAVAGKQGLVELVRIRPYMQFMLSKMVSRFGDSMDSIAYSWMVYILTGSKVLMGTLLAVNFLPNIVFGLFAGTLVDRLSPKKVIVMTNTGRGVIVGITALLFALDQLEVWHLFVFTILNSLQECFTSPAEVSSVPRLLPQSMLLSGNAMTSSATRLAELAGLAAAGALIATVGIAWTIWIDAALFALSAIFMSRVDYPEWMSPQAVSSGARSLISEMAEAFHFLRKHTLLLVSSVLFAWVNFCLMPFNVLRTPYVMETLQAGAWGLSLLSGLLVGGIVLGGLWMSQQGTRYRKSVLIITGIVMLGCSYAMTALPAYMTSFQVPAAGLFCLLIGIGIPLATTPLVSYLMEVTPSHMLGRVSALQSMLVLSVSPLGSFLSGMFADWLSMPILFIVFGVLLGLSAVLLLASRSFRQEM; from the coding sequence ATGAGTGAAGGTGCTGTGGCAGGGAAACAAGGGCTTGTTGAGTTAGTTCGAATCAGGCCTTATATGCAGTTTATGTTAAGCAAGATGGTATCCCGATTCGGGGATTCGATGGATTCAATTGCGTACAGCTGGATGGTATACATCCTGACGGGTTCGAAGGTTTTAATGGGCACACTGCTGGCCGTTAATTTTCTGCCGAATATTGTTTTTGGCCTGTTTGCCGGTACATTGGTTGATCGGTTATCCCCGAAAAAAGTGATTGTAATGACCAACACCGGACGCGGCGTTATCGTGGGGATCACTGCCCTTTTATTCGCCCTTGATCAGCTGGAAGTTTGGCATTTGTTCGTATTCACGATCTTGAACTCCCTGCAGGAATGCTTCACATCACCTGCAGAGGTATCCAGTGTTCCCAGGCTGCTGCCTCAGTCCATGCTGCTCTCCGGTAACGCAATGACCTCTTCAGCGACTCGATTGGCCGAACTGGCGGGGTTGGCTGCGGCAGGTGCTTTAATTGCAACCGTGGGTATCGCGTGGACCATCTGGATTGACGCCGCGTTGTTTGCACTGAGCGCAATCTTTATGAGCCGGGTGGACTATCCAGAATGGATGTCACCGCAAGCAGTGTCATCTGGCGCTAGGAGTCTGATCTCCGAGATGGCGGAAGCTTTTCATTTTCTGCGTAAACATACTTTGTTACTGGTTTCTTCTGTACTCTTTGCCTGGGTTAACTTCTGCCTGATGCCATTTAACGTGCTGCGTACACCTTACGTGATGGAAACATTGCAAGCAGGAGCTTGGGGTTTAAGTCTGCTTAGTGGGCTTTTAGTGGGAGGAATCGTGCTTGGGGGTCTGTGGATGTCACAACAAGGGACACGTTATCGTAAAAGCGTGCTGATCATCACCGGCATTGTCATGCTTGGCTGCAGCTATGCAATGACCGCACTTCCGGCTTATATGACGTCATTCCAAGTCCCGGCCGCTGGTTTGTTCTGTCTGCTTATTGGGATTGGCATACCGCTTGCGACTACTCCGCTGGTATCATACCTGATGGAGGTTACCCCTTCGCATATGCTGGGGAGAGTATCTGCGCTGCAGAGTATGCTGGTATTAAGTGTTTCGCCGCTTGGCAGCTTCCTATCGGGGATGTTTGCAGACTGGTTATCGATGCCGATCCTGTTTATTGTTTTTGGTGTACTGCTTGGATTGTCAGCGGTTTTACTGCTTGCCAGCAGAAGTTTTCGTCAGGAGATGTGA
- a CDS encoding DivIVA domain-containing protein, which yields MDEHMKRRLDKQRQLFKQLGVQLDALSIHEKQFNYKLRGYDPDEVDAYLDLVIKDYERFYANIADLMDKWQEQQLTIRDLKNSVKPVDDPTKIDRKQLDDIVKQLEYTVRQLKARARPEKDLFTE from the coding sequence ATGGATGAACATATGAAACGAAGATTGGACAAACAGAGACAATTGTTCAAACAACTGGGTGTACAGCTGGATGCTCTATCAATTCATGAGAAACAGTTCAATTATAAACTTCGTGGTTATGACCCGGACGAGGTAGACGCGTACCTTGATCTGGTAATTAAGGATTACGAGCGATTTTATGCCAATATTGCAGATTTAATGGACAAATGGCAGGAACAGCAGCTGACCATTCGCGATCTGAAGAATTCGGTCAAACCTGTCGATGATCCGACCAAGATTGATCGCAAACAACTGGATGACATCGTGAAGCAGCTGGAATATACCGTACGGCAGCTCAAAGCCAGAGCACGTCCTGAAAAGGATCTGTTTACAGAATAA
- a CDS encoding acyltransferase → MPRKERIIEIETLRGIAFAAVVLQHSIAHYSLVPQAGLQDGVVLAILLMLAKFAVPLFIFITGMVLFYNTGESFHYGSFMRKRVMDVIVPYVVWSLLYFMLTPQNWTGFGWQQIPDLGLKLITGKMASHFWYIIMLIQFYLFFPLFLRVVRYVFHRYQAKGQMIALLLSGGLFLILANQLRSIAAWMERLQIPVLTDAFTTYADRNFIYFFFYFVLGAAAGLSVQRWKEWVVRLRWIYWLVFMTLGLRFIYLLMLEFQKPEGIQIRFYTVSLIRPDMILFLVASIMVMYQLASKLQHSSALYWLGWIGGMSYGGYLMHMLVLRYSYIPDEWFYAAWGWNPVVRMIVTWITALLVSCVLTWLISRLKWGKWIVGAVPKHTQASKVIKPASN, encoded by the coding sequence TTGCCTCGCAAAGAACGAATTATCGAAATTGAAACCCTTAGGGGAATCGCGTTTGCAGCCGTAGTGCTGCAGCATTCCATCGCTCATTATTCATTGGTCCCGCAGGCTGGACTTCAGGATGGTGTAGTGCTGGCCATATTGCTGATGCTTGCCAAGTTTGCCGTACCGCTGTTTATATTTATAACCGGGATGGTCCTGTTCTACAACACAGGAGAATCATTTCATTACGGATCGTTTATGCGTAAAAGAGTGATGGACGTAATCGTACCCTATGTGGTGTGGTCACTCCTCTATTTTATGCTTACCCCGCAGAACTGGACGGGTTTCGGCTGGCAGCAGATTCCTGACCTGGGATTGAAGCTGATTACGGGGAAAATGGCTTCGCATTTCTGGTATATCATTATGCTGATTCAGTTCTACTTGTTTTTCCCGTTGTTTCTGCGCGTCGTTCGTTACGTCTTTCATCGTTACCAAGCGAAGGGACAGATGATTGCACTGCTGCTTTCAGGCGGGTTATTCCTTATTCTGGCCAATCAGCTTAGAAGCATTGCTGCCTGGATGGAACGGCTTCAAATCCCGGTGCTGACGGATGCCTTTACAACCTATGCAGACCGCAATTTTATCTATTTCTTTTTTTATTTTGTACTTGGTGCAGCAGCAGGACTGTCCGTCCAGCGCTGGAAGGAATGGGTTGTTCGTTTGCGCTGGATATACTGGCTGGTGTTTATGACACTGGGTCTGCGGTTTATTTATCTATTAATGCTGGAATTTCAGAAACCGGAAGGCATTCAGATCCGTTTTTATACGGTCAGCCTGATTCGGCCCGATATGATCCTCTTCCTGGTTGCTTCCATCATGGTGATGTATCAGTTAGCCAGCAAGCTCCAGCATTCTTCGGCACTTTACTGGCTGGGTTGGATTGGCGGGATGTCGTATGGAGGCTATCTGATGCATATGCTGGTGCTCCGTTACAGTTACATTCCAGATGAATGGTTTTACGCGGCATGGGGCTGGAATCCGGTCGTGCGTATGATTGTCACCTGGATCACTGCACTTCTGGTGTCGTGTGTACTGACCTGGCTGATCTCTCGTCTAAAATGGGGGAAATGGATTGTAGGCGCAGTGCCCAAGCACACTCAAGCCAGTAAAGTCATTAAGCCAGCATCCAACTAG
- a CDS encoding helix-turn-helix transcriptional regulator: MAFMIAQRAFIKVYLITMVEQHRGYGYEMLEAMKQEFKDYGYVPPQSEVYRALHELVQQGIFYRTKKLKGNDPKVDFQEIVLYHFTDDGAAKAELYKKQVKADLDRCLGILHKAEADNYGTKGR; the protein is encoded by the coding sequence ATGGCTTTTATGATTGCACAGCGGGCATTTATCAAGGTTTATCTTATAACGATGGTTGAGCAGCACAGAGGCTATGGCTACGAGATGCTGGAGGCGATGAAGCAGGAATTCAAAGATTACGGTTACGTGCCGCCGCAAAGCGAAGTATACCGGGCTTTACACGAGCTGGTTCAGCAGGGTATTTTTTATCGAACGAAAAAATTAAAGGGCAATGATCCGAAGGTGGACTTTCAGGAGATTGTTCTCTATCACTTCACGGATGACGGTGCGGCCAAAGCCGAATTATACAAGAAGCAGGTGAAAGCCGATCTGGATCGCTGTCTTGGCATTTTACACAAGGCGGAAGCGGATAATTACGGGACGAAAGGAAGATGA
- a CDS encoding metallophosphoesterase, translating to MKIIVISDTHLPKKARTLPAPLVEALSGADLILHAGDWSDWSVYELLSQYAPVEGVAGNTDPSEIGEKLGFSRIVEAEGMRLGLVHGHRGTKGTEQNAIQTFADEQLDAVVYGHSHIPVMHTVDNLLVFNPGSPTDRRFQKRYSFGIMTVSEGKLQAEHVFFDRD from the coding sequence ATGAAAATCATAGTCATCTCCGACACGCATTTACCAAAGAAAGCACGCACTTTGCCAGCACCTCTGGTTGAAGCATTATCAGGTGCAGATCTCATTCTTCATGCGGGTGACTGGTCGGACTGGAGCGTGTACGAGCTGCTCAGCCAGTATGCTCCGGTCGAGGGCGTTGCAGGCAACACGGATCCATCCGAAATTGGTGAGAAGCTGGGTTTTTCACGTATCGTTGAGGCGGAAGGGATGCGGCTGGGACTTGTGCATGGTCACCGCGGAACCAAGGGCACAGAGCAGAATGCCATTCAGACATTTGCAGATGAGCAGCTGGATGCGGTGGTCTACGGACATTCGCATATTCCGGTGATGCATACGGTAGATAACCTGCTTGTATTTAATCCAGGTTCACCCACGGACCGCCGGTTTCAGAAACGATATTCCTTTGGAATTATGACTGTGTCGGAAGGGAAACTGCAGGCAGAGCATGTGTTTTTTGACCGGGACTAG
- a CDS encoding TraR/DksA C4-type zinc finger protein, translating into MSTLTEDQRKELEQALLEQREDLQRHFESSMEDGAPAESLKDSTGELSSYDNHPADAGTETFERSRDLAIDDTLTDEFNQVNDALERMEEGTYGTCITCGKEIPFERLQAIPYTAYCIDDTPNRDVSSDRPVEEEVMTMPPTGAGEVRQRNAGKFDDAEAWEAVEEYGTSNSPAMAAKRDVQDYDENM; encoded by the coding sequence ATGAGTACATTAACCGAAGATCAACGCAAAGAATTAGAGCAGGCGCTGCTGGAACAGCGTGAGGATCTACAGCGTCATTTCGAATCCAGCATGGAAGACGGTGCACCAGCAGAGTCGTTAAAAGATTCCACAGGGGAGCTTTCCTCTTATGATAATCACCCGGCAGACGCAGGAACAGAGACATTTGAGAGAAGCCGTGATCTCGCAATCGACGATACATTAACCGATGAATTCAATCAGGTTAATGATGCCCTCGAACGCATGGAAGAGGGTACATATGGAACCTGCATCACATGCGGTAAAGAGATTCCTTTTGAACGACTGCAGGCTATTCCTTACACAGCCTACTGTATCGACGATACACCAAACCGGGACGTAAGCAGTGACCGCCCTGTCGAAGAAGAGGTCATGACGATGCCGCCAACTGGCGCAGGAGAAGTGAGACAGCGCAATGCTGGCAAGTTCGACGATGCCGAGGCCTGGGAAGCAGTCGAAGAATATGGTACGTCCAACTCGCCTGCCATGGCGGCCAAACGTGATGTACAAGATTACGACGAAAATATGTAG
- a CDS encoding DUF202 domain-containing protein: MSDKASRIPESKYVQQHLANERTFLAWVRTGIAMAGIGFLAAGFGFNSSAYDRIAHLAAIITGITSLLGGISIILFSAAAYHRKRTQINEQTFQATTGLITFISLMLLVIGLALAVLLYVLLFPA, encoded by the coding sequence ATGTCCGACAAAGCATCCCGTATCCCCGAATCCAAATATGTCCAGCAGCATCTGGCGAACGAACGCACGTTTCTCGCATGGGTGCGTACAGGTATTGCCATGGCAGGAATCGGTTTTCTAGCTGCCGGATTCGGTTTTAATTCCTCCGCATATGATCGTATTGCTCACCTTGCTGCAATCATTACCGGAATAACCTCTCTGCTCGGCGGTATCTCTATCATTCTGTTTTCAGCCGCGGCTTATCACCGAAAACGCACACAGATTAATGAGCAGACCTTTCAGGCGACCACCGGACTTATTACGTTTATCAGTCTGATGCTGCTCGTCATTGGGCTTGCACTTGCCGTGCTGTTGTATGTATTGTTATTCCCTGCCTGA
- a CDS encoding Gfo/Idh/MocA family oxidoreductase, with product MNRPLQWGVLGTSTIAKNAIIPAIQQSERGEVLAIASRSKEKAEALAEEMNIARSYGSYEELIGDPDIQAVYIPLPNHLHREWTIKAAEAGKHVLCEKPAALNAKESAEMIEVCERHRVLFAEAIMYRYHPKHRRVQEIIESGEIGTVRAIHGNFTCNTADDRENVRFKKDMGGGSIFDLGVYPISAARMYLGQEPEAVTVHALFSEEHDGVDMMASGLIEFPNSVALTFDCGMWASGRAEMEILGTEGRIELPKVFGWENSDIPPQIIIHTDSVSREERVSVSNSYVLQVETFAAAALEGETLPFSPDNTILNMRVIDACLESARTRQRVLVDRSPIE from the coding sequence ATGAACAGACCTCTGCAGTGGGGTGTACTGGGAACGTCGACGATTGCCAAAAATGCGATTATTCCTGCGATTCAGCAGTCCGAACGTGGTGAAGTGCTGGCGATTGCCAGCCGCTCAAAGGAGAAGGCGGAAGCACTGGCTGAGGAGATGAATATTGCCAGATCATATGGCAGTTACGAGGAACTTATCGGTGACCCGGATATCCAGGCTGTTTATATTCCTTTACCAAACCATCTGCACAGGGAATGGACGATTAAAGCAGCCGAAGCGGGAAAGCATGTGTTATGTGAAAAGCCCGCTGCATTAAATGCCAAGGAATCCGCCGAGATGATCGAGGTTTGTGAGCGTCATCGTGTACTGTTTGCCGAAGCGATTATGTATCGATATCATCCGAAGCACAGACGTGTGCAGGAAATTATCGAGAGCGGCGAGATAGGTACGGTCAGAGCGATCCATGGCAACTTTACGTGTAATACCGCAGATGACAGAGAAAATGTGAGGTTTAAAAAAGATATGGGCGGTGGTTCCATTTTTGACCTCGGTGTATATCCGATCTCTGCTGCCAGGATGTATCTGGGGCAGGAGCCGGAGGCCGTTACCGTACATGCCCTATTCTCGGAGGAACATGATGGCGTCGATATGATGGCATCGGGGTTAATCGAGTTTCCCAATTCGGTAGCCCTTACCTTCGACTGCGGCATGTGGGCTTCCGGAAGGGCCGAGATGGAGATTCTCGGAACCGAAGGGCGAATTGAGCTGCCCAAAGTGTTCGGTTGGGAGAACAGTGACATACCGCCGCAGATCATCATTCATACGGATTCTGTCAGCCGGGAAGAACGGGTATCTGTTTCCAATTCGTATGTTCTTCAGGTAGAAACATTTGCAGCGGCTGCTCTTGAGGGAGAAACCCTACCCTTCAGTCCCGACAATACCATCTTGAACATGCGCGTTATTGATGCTTGTCTCGAATCTGCCCGCACCCGGCAGCGCGTGCTGGTAGACCGCAGTCCGATTGAATAA
- a CDS encoding Rrf2 family transcriptional regulator, whose amino-acid sequence MSTHFSVSVHCLLLLSLSAPERITSAEIAGSVNTNPVVVRRILGGLKKAGLVNSSPGTRGFYLAKPSSEITLDMVYQAAKDEGPLFPIHGNCNPNCEVGIQMDGLLTNLYQIAESKVEQFFASITLEDMERSCSQQMEAAQLEAEQKPN is encoded by the coding sequence ATGAGTACTCATTTTTCGGTCAGTGTGCATTGTTTGTTGTTATTGTCTCTCAGCGCGCCTGAACGAATCACGTCTGCTGAAATTGCAGGCAGCGTAAATACCAATCCTGTCGTAGTCAGACGTATACTGGGAGGACTAAAAAAGGCGGGGCTGGTCAATTCTTCACCAGGCACAAGAGGGTTTTATCTGGCGAAACCATCCAGTGAAATCACACTGGATATGGTCTATCAGGCAGCCAAAGATGAAGGCCCTTTGTTTCCGATTCATGGCAACTGCAATCCCAATTGTGAGGTTGGCATCCAGATGGACGGACTGCTGACCAATCTATATCAGATTGCGGAGTCCAAAGTGGAGCAGTTTTTTGCATCAATTACACTTGAAGATATGGAACGTTCCTGCTCGCAGCAGATGGAGGCAGCACAGTTAGAGGCGGAGCAAAAGCCAAATTAA
- a CDS encoding helix-turn-helix domain-containing protein, producing MQQHKVLSTIEEIKIYSDPYRIQIMNMFHRQGRPSTVKEIADLMGEVPAKVHYHVKKLEKIGLLSIVSTREINGIIAKYYEPFAGEIHLRHKDEENGNSPLKQVFRSETLKLLNEMFEQSRQRFMNHAEQDDEEKRFISDLRLYATAEEVEELYQRIVELCKPYLTKDGQKSDQQVFQLFTALSKEVQAESRAAAGTIKNKKVEQKNPSASEIRETPKTPKISSTAKTSDTVKTSKRSVK from the coding sequence ATGCAGCAGCATAAAGTGCTTTCAACGATTGAAGAGATTAAAATTTATTCTGATCCGTACCGGATACAGATTATGAATATGTTTCACCGTCAGGGCAGACCCTCTACCGTTAAAGAAATTGCGGATCTCATGGGGGAGGTGCCGGCGAAGGTGCATTACCATGTGAAAAAGCTGGAGAAAATCGGCCTTCTAAGCATAGTATCCACACGTGAGATCAACGGCATTATTGCCAAATATTACGAACCCTTCGCAGGTGAAATTCACCTGCGTCACAAGGATGAAGAGAATGGGAATTCACCGCTGAAGCAGGTGTTTCGTTCAGAGACATTAAAACTGCTGAATGAAATGTTTGAGCAGAGCCGTCAGCGCTTTATGAATCATGCAGAGCAGGATGATGAGGAAAAGCGTTTTATCTCCGATTTGAGGCTGTACGCCACAGCAGAGGAGGTAGAAGAGCTGTATCAGCGTATTGTGGAGCTCTGCAAACCTTATCTAACGAAAGACGGACAGAAGTCCGATCAGCAGGTGTTTCAGCTGTTCACGGCACTGTCCAAAGAGGTACAGGCTGAATCGCGAGCTGCAGCCGGGACAATAAAAAACAAAAAGGTCGAGCAGAAGAATCCATCTGCTTCCGAGATCCGCGAAACACCGAAAACACCGAAAATATCAAGTACAGCCAAGACATCGGATACAGTCAAGACCTCTAAACGTTCTGTGAAATAA
- a CDS encoding sugar phosphate isomerase/epimerase family protein: protein MKLSIFTVAVPDLSAAELASAAAAAGIAGIEWRFRGIPEDALSEQPSYWRNNRCSIDPGRWQEQVPVFREAAAAQGRQSIALVPYLNCGDMAASEQAFQAAAQLGASMMRVGVPGYDRSTAYPELYEKALRYLNEIQDMAKQYNIKAIIETHHQTIAPTASLAYRLVQSLDPEHVGVLYDPGNMVHEGYENHRMGLELLGPYLAHVHVKNAGWFKEKTGEALERKGEFSTIHPGQSLSTSWTCNWAPLTEGMVDWVQMVRDLRAVGYDGYYGIEDFSGVLESTTMLQHFADVFNEIERRVNEEEQA from the coding sequence ATGAAACTGTCTATATTCACGGTCGCTGTTCCGGATCTGAGTGCTGCCGAACTGGCCTCTGCTGCAGCTGCGGCGGGTATTGCCGGAATCGAATGGAGATTTCGCGGCATACCGGAGGATGCGTTGTCTGAACAGCCTTCATACTGGAGAAATAATCGCTGCTCCATTGATCCGGGCAGGTGGCAGGAACAAGTTCCTGTTTTTCGGGAAGCAGCGGCTGCTCAAGGCAGACAGTCTATTGCCCTTGTGCCGTATCTGAATTGTGGGGACATGGCTGCATCCGAGCAAGCCTTCCAGGCTGCAGCCCAACTTGGCGCTTCCATGATGCGAGTGGGAGTTCCGGGTTATGACCGGAGTACGGCTTATCCAGAGTTATATGAGAAGGCCCTTCGTTATTTAAACGAAATTCAGGATATGGCAAAACAGTATAACATCAAGGCCATCATTGAAACGCATCATCAAACGATTGCACCAACGGCTTCACTTGCGTACCGCCTCGTACAATCTCTAGACCCCGAGCACGTTGGGGTGCTCTACGATCCGGGCAATATGGTGCATGAAGGGTATGAGAACCATCGCATGGGACTTGAGCTGCTTGGACCCTATCTCGCCCATGTGCATGTGAAAAATGCCGGATGGTTCAAGGAGAAAACGGGAGAGGCACTTGAGCGGAAGGGAGAATTTTCAACTATTCATCCTGGACAATCTTTGAGTACATCATGGACTTGTAACTGGGCTCCGCTGACGGAAGGCATGGTGGATTGGGTGCAGATGGTACGTGATCTGAGAGCAGTTGGATATGACGGTTATTACGGCATCGAAGATTTTAGCGGCGTTTTGGAATCCACGACAATGCTGCAGCATTTTGCAGATGTATTTAATGAAATCGAGCGTCGTGTAAATGAGGAGGAGCAGGCATGA